Genomic window (Gemmatimonadaceae bacterium):
ATCGCGTATTTTCCGAGCTTGATCTGGACCGCTCTGTCAAGAGCGTCATCGCGCACATTGATTGCTTTGTGCTGGACCGCGATCCCGCGGCGGCGCACGAGCTTCTTTCACCTGCGCTGGCTGGGGGCGTTGCTCCGCCCGCCCCTCCTGGGCCCTCTGCCGGGCCGCCCGCACCTCCTGGGCCACCGCCCGGGCCGCCCGCGGGGGCCGCCGCGGGCGCGGATCCCGTTGAATCGGGGTTATTGAAGTTCCACGTCGACAGCCGCAGCGGCTGCGCATTCGGCGTCGTGTTCTGCGCGAGCGCCGCCCCACCACCCTGACCGCCGCCAGCAAAGACGCTCTGCGCGCCCGCCACGTTCAGCACCGGGTTCTGATTGAAGTAGACCGGGAGCTGCTTGTCGAAGCCGTACGCCAGCGGGCTCTTGGCGTCGGTGACCACGCCGCGCAGAATCGTGCCGCGTGCGAAGAGTTGCGTCGGGTTCTCCACCGTGACGCCGTTCGTGAGGTTGTACGCCGGGAAGATCGTGGACGTGCTCCCTTCCACGATGAGCGTGCCACCGGCCTGCACGAACTTGTACAGCTCCGTGAGTCCATCCATGCCCAGCCCGCCGCGAATATCGGCAGTGCTATCGGGCGCACCGAGGTTGGGCGTCAGCGCGCTCTGCTTGTACGGGAGCGGGGCGTCACCGTTCTTGAGAATGCCGGCGATGTGCGACTGCGCGCTGCCGCCGACCGACGGATAGATGATGACGTCGTACTTGGCGCGCAGATTCCCCTTCCGGAGTTCGGTGTCGCCGAAGTAGCTGTACGGCACGCCGTACACATCGAGCGCGGCGCGCACCCACCCTTCATCCTGCGTGCGCTGCCAGGCGTGCGCGTACCCAATGCGCGGCAGGTCGAGCTCGTGCTGCTTCACCGCCGGCGCGGTGGCCACCGCGGTCGCCGAGAGGCCAAGGTCGGTGAGCGACGCGGCGATCTTGGCACGATCGCCGGCGGGGATGATAAACGTACCCGCGCCGAACTTCTTGCCACCCGCTTCGAACTCCGCCTCGGCCGCAAACATCTTGGTCGTGGCGAACGTCGTGCGGAACTTCATCAGGTTATTGTCGGTCGTGTGCGGAATGAGGAGCACATTCCCCGTGCCCTCGACGCCGCCCGCCGCCTTCACCTTCGCCGTCACCGGATTCATGGCGATGTTGAGTACCGCCTTGTCGCTCACCGGGAGAACCGCCACGTTGCGCATGAACTGGAAGGTCCAGCCCGTATCGTCGTACGGCTGCGGATTGGCCGGCGAGTAGTTCTGGATGCTGAAGTACATATCGGCGAGCGTGCGGAACGGCTGATCGCCGCGCACGATCCAATCGCCGGCCTTCACCGTGACGCCGCCGAACGTACCGCCGGCGGTCGCGACATGCAGCTCGAGCCCCTGCTTGCGCAGTTCGTTCACGGCGTCCGCTGCATCGGCCTTGCGCTTCTGCCCCGCCGGAATGACCCACGCGTATGGGCCGGCGCCGGAGCGCCCCTTCTCCATCGCGCGCTTGTTCTTGAACCAGTAGTTCTCGAGGTACGTTGCCTTCTGATCGGCGAAGTGCTTGAGGGAAATGAGAACGGCCGATTCCTGGATGTTCGTGTTGTTGCGGGGGCCCCACTTAATGCTCGCCAGCGGCGGATTGGGCCGGAACCACTCCTTGCTGGTCGTCGTGGCCGGCGGCCGCACTTCGTAGTTATCGGGGCCGTAGCTCTGCACTTCGTAGAAGCGCCCGATGGCGTTCTTGGTGTGCGCCACGAAGAACATGTAGTTGGGCGTCCACCCATCGTAGAAGCCATACGTCCACACGCCGGGGACGCCACGCTTGGCCATCTCGCGCACATCTTCCTGCGCCATGGTCCACCACTCGGTCACCGTGATGGGATCGATGGCGTCGTTGTACGGGCCGGTGCCGGTGGAGCTGTAGAGATACGTCTGCGCTTCGTGCAGATCGTGCATGACCTGCGGCTTCCACTGGAGGTAGAAGTCGTTGACGTTCTTGGTGAGCGACAGGAACTGCCCCATGCCGTCGCGGTTGTTGTCGTGCGCGACGTACTTGCCCCAGTACATCAGCGGCAGGCGCGTGGCGCCGGCCGGAAGCTTCTTGTTGTAGTAGTACGTATCCACCTGCTTCTCACGACCGTCCACTTCGATGACGGGCGTGATGAAGGTGATGATGTTGTTGCGGATGTTCTGGATGAACGGCGTCTCTTCGACCACGAGGCGGTACGCCAGCTCCTGCAGCATTTCCGGCCCGCCGGTCTCCGGCGAGTGAATGCCGCTGGTGAGCCAGTAGATGGGCTTGGTGGTCTTGATGAGCTGCTGCGCGCGCTGTTCGGTGGTCTTGCGTGGATCGGTCAGCTCGGAGAGCTCCCCGCGATACTTCTCGAGATCGGCGATGGTCTTTTCGTCAGCGATCGCGAGCACGACCATGTCGCGCCCTTCCTCGGTCTTGCCGATCGTCCAGTACTTGGCGCGCGGCGATGCCTTGGCGATCGCCTCGAGATAGCGGTGAATGTCCTTCGCGTACGTCAGCTCACCGGGCGTCCCCACAATGCGCCCGTGAAACTTGAGCGGCGTGGGGACGGTGCTCGACGCGGGCAGGTGATCGACCAGCTCGGTGCTGATTCGGGCATCCTGCAGATATTCCTTGATCTTGGCGGTGTACTCGGGGTCGTTCGCCTGCTGCTGCGCCGGCAGTACGACCGGCACCACAGCGAGGGCGCTGGCCAGCAACCAGCGTCGGGTCTGAGACATCTCGGCTCCGGGGAGAGGGGTACTGCCAGAGTGTACGCGCTCCCGGGGCACTCCGCTCGGCGTTAATCGCGTGGTAAGGTGCGCTTTCCTCCTCGGTCGCTGCTGCGGCTGAGGACGCTGTACCTGATCTGCGGAGGGGCGGAGCAACGGAAATCTTCACGCTGTGCTCTGTTGCCCCGATCCTCCGCCCCTCCGCAGATCAGTCACAACAGACTCGCCCCCCGCACAGATCTCCCCGCCGCCGCGCATATTCTCGCACATGCGCCTCCGACTCCTCTCCCTCGCGCTGGCCCTCGCGCCGGCGGTTGCCGCGGCTCAGTCCGCCCCGCAAACGTTTTCCACCATGCCGGCCGCGCCGTGGCCGCCGGTGGCGACGTTTTCCATTCTGGGCTACGACCCGGCCACCGGCGAAGTCGGCGGGGCCGTGCAGAGCCGCGTCTTCTCGGTCGGCAATGGCGTGCTGTGGGCCGAGGCGGGGGTGGGCGCCGCGGCGACACAGGCCATCGTGGACGTGAGCTACGGCCCGCAGGCCATCGCCCTGCTCCGTGGCGGCATGAAGCCCAAGGACATCGTCAAGAAGATCTGGACCGATGACCCCGACCCGCGTCCCACCGATTGGACCAAGGAAGGGCGCCAGTTCGCCGTGATCGACGCCCAGGGAAATGTCGCGGCCTACACCGGCCCCAAGGCCACCGAGTGGGCGGGCGACAAGCAAGGGAAGTTCTGCACCGCCCAGGGCAACATCCTGGCCGGCCCGGACGTGGTGAACGCCATGGTGAAGGCGTTCGAAGCGACCGAAGGCCATCTCTCCTTCCGCCTACTCGCAGCCCTTGAGGCCGGCCAGCTCGCCGGCGGCGACAAGCGCGGCATGCAGAGCGCGGCGATGCTCATCGTCAAGAAAGACGCAGGCGTGTGGCTCCACAACGATGTCGTGCTGCGGCTGCAGGTCGACGACAATCCGGAGCCGATCAAGGAGCTGCGACGCTTGGTGGAGAAGGCGGCGACACAGCGTCGGCCACGTCGATGACGAGTTGTGAGCTGAACTGAACGCACAGAGTACACAGAGCCACAGAGGGCACTGAGGCGCGCTCCGGCATTCTCGAAGCGCGCCCCAGTGTCCTCTGTGGCTCTGTGCTCTCTGTGCGAGCAGTTCCTACTTCACGTCCGCCACCACAATACCTGCCGAAGCCAACGCAGCCAGAAGCCGCGGCAGATCGGCAGAGCGAATAGCCGACAGCTTCGTCATCTGCCCGGCAAGCTCCTTCTTCAGGTCAGCAAGCAGCTGCCTCTGCGCCGCACTGACCGGGAAGTTCGCGTTCACCGCGCTGTTCAACGACCCCGCGCGACTCGAGAACGACATATCCGGCGCCCCGCTCGCGCCACGATCATCATCCTCGTCGACCGGTGCGCGGGCGGCGGCGCCCAACGTGGTACGTGAGGCCGGCGACGCGCCCACCTCACG
Coding sequences:
- a CDS encoding DUF1028 domain-containing protein, whose product is MRLRLLSLALALAPAVAAAQSAPQTFSTMPAAPWPPVATFSILGYDPATGEVGGAVQSRVFSVGNGVLWAEAGVGAAATQAIVDVSYGPQAIALLRGGMKPKDIVKKIWTDDPDPRPTDWTKEGRQFAVIDAQGNVAAYTGPKATEWAGDKQGKFCTAQGNILAGPDVVNAMVKAFEATEGHLSFRLLAALEAGQLAGGDKRGMQSAAMLIVKKDAGVWLHNDVVLRLQVDDNPEPIKELRRLVEKAATQRRPRR